One genomic segment of Bacillota bacterium includes these proteins:
- the dpsA gene encoding dipicolinate synthase subunit DpsA: MNNNTKFAVIGGDMRFISLAKGLAEKGFNVKIAGFETHVFDNEKLPSGDAYIIAKEADVIVLPLTFSNDNENINAPFSDQKIDIATLFKNISSSSIVLAGKVDDYLADLARERNIKLFDYLDREEMSILNAVPTCEGALELAISEMPITLWESEVLICGYGRVGKMLAKNFDALGARVTVAVRSHKDSAWIRAYGYAAAGYRGLEEICDKFDLIINTVPSLVLDEKLLRAVKDDVLIIDLASKPGGVDFTAAGRLRRKVIWALSLPGKVAPITAGRIIEETVVNIAEEEGF; the protein is encoded by the coding sequence ATGAATAACAATACAAAATTTGCTGTTATCGGCGGTGATATGCGCTTTATAAGCCTTGCCAAAGGTCTTGCTGAAAAGGGTTTTAATGTCAAGATTGCCGGATTTGAAACACACGTGTTCGACAATGAAAAGCTGCCTTCGGGTGACGCGTACATAATCGCCAAAGAAGCAGACGTAATTGTACTTCCGCTCACGTTTTCAAACGACAACGAAAACATCAATGCACCGTTTTCTGACCAAAAGATTGATATAGCTACATTATTTAAAAATATATCCAGTTCAAGTATTGTGCTTGCCGGAAAAGTCGACGATTATCTTGCTGATCTTGCAAGAGAGAGAAATATAAAACTGTTCGATTATCTTGATCGGGAGGAAATGTCCATCCTGAACGCCGTGCCGACCTGTGAAGGCGCGCTGGAGCTTGCGATAAGCGAGATGCCTATCACACTCTGGGAGTCGGAGGTTCTTATCTGCGGTTACGGACGCGTCGGAAAAATGCTTGCAAAAAACTTTGACGCTCTGGGGGCGCGTGTAACAGTTGCGGTCAGAAGCCACAAGGACTCCGCCTGGATACGGGCATATGGCTATGCGGCAGCAGGATATCGCGGCCTTGAGGAAATTTGTGATAAATTTGATCTTATCATAAACACTGTGCCAAGCCTTGTTTTAGATGAAAAACTGCTTCGGGCTGTTAAAGACGATGTGCTTATCATAGACCTTGCGTCGAAACCCGGAGGAGTAGATTTCACCGCTGCGGGAAGGCTGCGCAGGAAAGTCATATGGGCTTTGTCGCTTCCCGGCAAAGTTGCCCCGATCACCGCTGGCAGGATCATTGAAGAAACGGTTGTCAACATCGCGGAAGAGGAGGGTTTTTAA